The following coding sequences are from one Ornithodoros turicata isolate Travis chromosome 1, ASM3712646v1, whole genome shotgun sequence window:
- the LOC135377154 gene encoding zinc finger protein 423-like isoform X2, with protein sequence MSRHAYRMRYGFGRPRTRGGVNGGAGTPSSWRSSSDTPDDLSASPAPSCAGGASDSELSFTIGVTEATPYACQFCDKAFPRLSYLKRHEQVHSDRMPFRCDFCQRLFKHKRSRDRHVKLHTGDRKYRCSQCEAAFSRSDHLKIHMKTHDHAKPFQCALCNRGYNTAAALTSHMQNHRKTASADGRISGHSSLQGFSTGVAVDTSMPPSREDSSSSSTDKLSPGLASPARNGTESQRNGCRKDSDRSGSASPPSRSKDTDPQLPCGFCSRRDFPSLEALQSHVRSTHVPFSAASLVANSGSHHHEHGQLSSSSRQSPPAATTAASIVDASYECEYCGMKLPSVHALQTHTLAAHSFTEVLSKRVSAMAGVDTRTGPLICSQCGAASPDFESFRAHLASHIEGRISRSCPECRAEFPSSQQLESHVASHFLATSVEYGCQACLKLFPRPDELQKHLLDLHAHHLYRCALCRDVFDSKVGVQVHFAVKHSNECQVFKCNACNAAYRSEPEFALHVQVTHLAKAAPYRCLLCEQTFASEPLLQRHLDTHGKQFPCTLCSQAFHVEFLLEKHMQACHTADLTIQTETDDVVQNLSVKPRPVESRKDSKCDICDQTFASDAALFNHRRQTHNVRGSSSSSTSQKSLNSLSLLCAYCNEPCKSRSDLENHMKSHTASPTKHKCNICDEVCPSATTLAEHKLTHCKVTNGSTCAGCREVLRTEEQFVSHVTSHGGGPGLPLPCVICRQTLMSEVELRIHARFHVVQNDATTQSTACCVCEQQMPPSNLIITGRQENGMQSFMCKDCFHAKGTPSRCPECRVKFESPVDLEHHRKLVHATGTFQCIKCQKSFSSEDEIEAHVATHVLQEGSVHECRLCRSVFESPAKLQCHLIEHTFQGCRTGFSCYLCSVIFTAPHLLQGHMLSHGLQARPYDCPMCHQRFFFRAELEHHALLHQDAMEDVSLVRKRGSDVDEDLTPPESDHMDVEDTPDEQGYVKREDHREECPREESPPVSDASAGASSAYDHHEGSSDECSSPVSDVGESSVLGQAATRTEVAA encoded by the exons GTTCACAGCGACCGCATGCCCTTCCGTTGCGACTTCTGTCAGCGTCTGTTCAAACACAAGCGCAGTCGCGACAGACACGTCAAGCTTCACACTGGCGACCGCAAGTACCGCTGCTCGCAGTGCGAAGCTGCCTTCTCCAGGTCGGACCACCTGAAGATCCACATGAAGACCCACGATCACGCCAAGCCCTTCCAGTGTGCCTTGTGCAACCGGGGCTACAACACGGCCGCTGCACTCACGTCTCATATGCAGAATCACCGCAAGACGGCGTCTGCAGACGGGCGCATCTCTGGCCACTCCTCGTTGCAGGGCTTCTCAACGGGTGTTGCTGTCGACACCAGT ATGCCGCCATCGCGCGAAGACAGTTCTTCGTCTTCCACGGACAAGCTCAGTCCTGGCTTGGCAAGTCCTGCGCGCAATGGAACAGAATCGCAGAGGAATGGCTGCAGGAAG GACTCCGATCGGTCGGGCTCGGCTTCCCCACCCAGCCGGAGCAAAGACACCGACCCTCAACTCCCATGTGGCTTCTGCAGTCGGCGCGACTTCCCCTCCCTGGAAGCTCTCCAGTCTCATGTTCGCTCCACTCACGTGCCCTTCTCCGCCGCCTCTCTCGTCGCAAACTCCGGCTCCCACCACCACGAGCACGGCCAGCTCTCTTCTTCCTCTCGGCAGTCCCCTCCCGCCGCCACCACGGCCGCGTCCATCGTCGACGCCAGTTACGAGTGCGAGTACTGCGGCATGAAGCTGCCCAGCGTGCACGCCCTTCAAACGCACACGTTGGCAGCCCACAGCTTCACGGAAGTGCTCAGCAAGAGAGTCTCCGCGATGGCCGGGGTGGACACCAGGACGGGTCCGCTGATCTGCAGCCAGTGCGGTGCGGCGTCTCCGGACTTCGAGTCCTTCCGAGCACACTTAGCGTCGCACATCGAAGGCCGCATCTCAAGATCGTGCCCGGAGTGTCGCGCTGAGTTTCCGTCATCGCAACAACTTGAGTCGCACGTGGCCTCCCACTTCTTGGCGACGTCCGTGGAGTACGGCTGTCAGGCTTGCCTCAAGCTCTTTCCGAGGCCCGACGAGCTGCAGAAGCACCTGCTCGACCTTCACGCTCATCACCTGTACCGCTGCGCGCTGTGCAGAGACGTGTTCGACTCCAAAGTTGGAGTTCAGGTTCATTTCGCCGTGAAGCACAGCAACGAGTGTCAGGTGTTCAAGTGCAACGCTTGCAACGCGGCCTACAGGTCGGAGCCGGAGTTCGCGCTCCACGTGCAAGTGACGCACCTGGCGAAGGCGGCGCCGTACCGCTGTCTCCTGTGTGAACAGACATTTGCGAGCGAGCCGCTTCTGCAGAGACACCTGGACACTCACGGAAAGCAGTTCCCGTGCACCTTGTGCAGTCAAGCGTTCCACGTGGAATTCCTGCTCGAGAAACACATGCAGGCTTGTCACACCGCAGACCTCACCATACAGACGGAGACCGACGACGTGGTCCAAAATCTCAGCGTCAAGCCGAGACCGGTGGAGTCCAGGAAGGACAGCAAGTGCGACATATGTGATCAGACCTTCGCGTCAGATGCGGCGCTTTTTAATCACCGGCGCCAGACGCACAACGTTCGCGGGTCGTCCTCGAGCAGTACCAGCCAGAAGTCTTTAAACTCGCTAAGCCTGCTGTGCGCCTACTGCAACGAGCCTTGCAAATCTAGGTCAGACCTGGAGAACCACATGAAGAGCCACACAGCGAGCCCTACGAAACACAAGTGCAACATATGTGACGAAGTCTGTCCATCAGCGACCACGCTTGCCGAACATAAACTGACGCACTGCAAGGTGACAAACGGGTCCACCTGCGCGGGTTGCAGGGAAGTTCTCCGAACTGAAGAACAGTTCGTCTCTCACGTGACCTCGCACGGCGGCGGTCCTGGACTTCCACTGCCGTGCGTCATATGCCGGCAGACCCTCATGTCGGAAGTGGAGCTACGAATTCACGCTCGCTTTCATGTCGTTCAGAACGACGCCACGACGCAAAGCACAGCTTGCTGTGTGTGTGAACAGCAGATGCCACCGTCGAATTTAATAATCACCGGTCGTCAAGAGAACGGTATGCAATCCTTCATGTGCAAGGACTGCTTCCACGCCAAGGGAACCCCGTCGCGGTGTCCTGAGTGCAGGGTGAAGTTCGAGTCTCCGGTTGACCTGGAGCATCACCGTAAGCTCGTCCACGCGACCGGAACTTTCCAGTGCATCAAGTGTCAGAAGTCATTTAGCTCCGAAGACGAAATTGAAGCGCATGTCGCAACACACGTTCTACAAGAAGGCTCTGTCCACGAGTGCCGGCTCTGCCGTTCAGTCTTCGAGTCCCCGGCAAAGTTGCAGTGTCACCTCATCGAGCACACCTTCCAGGGTTGCAGGACGGGCTTCAGCTGCTACCTGTGTTCCGTCATCTTTACGGCGCCCCACCTTCTGCAGGGCCACATGCTCTCACACGGACTTCAGGCAAGGCCGTACGACTGTCCCATGTGTCACCAGCGGTTTTTCTTCAGGGCTGAATTGGAACATCACGCCTTGTTACATCAAGACGCAATGGAAGACGTCTCTCTGGTGCGTAAGAGGGGTTCCGACGTTGACGAAGACTTGACGCCGCCGGAATCGGACCACATGGACGTAGAAGACACGCCCGACGAGCAGGGATACGTAAAGCGTGAAGACCACCGTGAGGAATGCCCTCGTGAAGAGAGTCCACCCGTCTCCGATGCTTCTGCCGGTGCTTCGTCCGCCTACGACCACCACGAGGGGTCGAGCGACGAGTGTTCGAGCCCGGTGTCGGATGTCGGCGAGTCTTCCGTTCTCGGTCAGGCAGCGACTCGCACTGAGGTCGCTGCGTGA
- the LOC135377154 gene encoding zinc finger protein 423-like isoform X1, producing the protein MCRDVLLGAARRPENHMENGGVNGGAGTPSSWRSSSDTPDDLSASPAPSCAGGASDSELSFTIGVTEATPYACQFCDKAFPRLSYLKRHEQVHSDRMPFRCDFCQRLFKHKRSRDRHVKLHTGDRKYRCSQCEAAFSRSDHLKIHMKTHDHAKPFQCALCNRGYNTAAALTSHMQNHRKTASADGRISGHSSLQGFSTGVAVDTSMPPSREDSSSSSTDKLSPGLASPARNGTESQRNGCRKDSDRSGSASPPSRSKDTDPQLPCGFCSRRDFPSLEALQSHVRSTHVPFSAASLVANSGSHHHEHGQLSSSSRQSPPAATTAASIVDASYECEYCGMKLPSVHALQTHTLAAHSFTEVLSKRVSAMAGVDTRTGPLICSQCGAASPDFESFRAHLASHIEGRISRSCPECRAEFPSSQQLESHVASHFLATSVEYGCQACLKLFPRPDELQKHLLDLHAHHLYRCALCRDVFDSKVGVQVHFAVKHSNECQVFKCNACNAAYRSEPEFALHVQVTHLAKAAPYRCLLCEQTFASEPLLQRHLDTHGKQFPCTLCSQAFHVEFLLEKHMQACHTADLTIQTETDDVVQNLSVKPRPVESRKDSKCDICDQTFASDAALFNHRRQTHNVRGSSSSSTSQKSLNSLSLLCAYCNEPCKSRSDLENHMKSHTASPTKHKCNICDEVCPSATTLAEHKLTHCKVTNGSTCAGCREVLRTEEQFVSHVTSHGGGPGLPLPCVICRQTLMSEVELRIHARFHVVQNDATTQSTACCVCEQQMPPSNLIITGRQENGMQSFMCKDCFHAKGTPSRCPECRVKFESPVDLEHHRKLVHATGTFQCIKCQKSFSSEDEIEAHVATHVLQEGSVHECRLCRSVFESPAKLQCHLIEHTFQGCRTGFSCYLCSVIFTAPHLLQGHMLSHGLQARPYDCPMCHQRFFFRAELEHHALLHQDAMEDVSLVRKRGSDVDEDLTPPESDHMDVEDTPDEQGYVKREDHREECPREESPPVSDASAGASSAYDHHEGSSDECSSPVSDVGESSVLGQAATRTEVAA; encoded by the exons GTTCACAGCGACCGCATGCCCTTCCGTTGCGACTTCTGTCAGCGTCTGTTCAAACACAAGCGCAGTCGCGACAGACACGTCAAGCTTCACACTGGCGACCGCAAGTACCGCTGCTCGCAGTGCGAAGCTGCCTTCTCCAGGTCGGACCACCTGAAGATCCACATGAAGACCCACGATCACGCCAAGCCCTTCCAGTGTGCCTTGTGCAACCGGGGCTACAACACGGCCGCTGCACTCACGTCTCATATGCAGAATCACCGCAAGACGGCGTCTGCAGACGGGCGCATCTCTGGCCACTCCTCGTTGCAGGGCTTCTCAACGGGTGTTGCTGTCGACACCAGT ATGCCGCCATCGCGCGAAGACAGTTCTTCGTCTTCCACGGACAAGCTCAGTCCTGGCTTGGCAAGTCCTGCGCGCAATGGAACAGAATCGCAGAGGAATGGCTGCAGGAAG GACTCCGATCGGTCGGGCTCGGCTTCCCCACCCAGCCGGAGCAAAGACACCGACCCTCAACTCCCATGTGGCTTCTGCAGTCGGCGCGACTTCCCCTCCCTGGAAGCTCTCCAGTCTCATGTTCGCTCCACTCACGTGCCCTTCTCCGCCGCCTCTCTCGTCGCAAACTCCGGCTCCCACCACCACGAGCACGGCCAGCTCTCTTCTTCCTCTCGGCAGTCCCCTCCCGCCGCCACCACGGCCGCGTCCATCGTCGACGCCAGTTACGAGTGCGAGTACTGCGGCATGAAGCTGCCCAGCGTGCACGCCCTTCAAACGCACACGTTGGCAGCCCACAGCTTCACGGAAGTGCTCAGCAAGAGAGTCTCCGCGATGGCCGGGGTGGACACCAGGACGGGTCCGCTGATCTGCAGCCAGTGCGGTGCGGCGTCTCCGGACTTCGAGTCCTTCCGAGCACACTTAGCGTCGCACATCGAAGGCCGCATCTCAAGATCGTGCCCGGAGTGTCGCGCTGAGTTTCCGTCATCGCAACAACTTGAGTCGCACGTGGCCTCCCACTTCTTGGCGACGTCCGTGGAGTACGGCTGTCAGGCTTGCCTCAAGCTCTTTCCGAGGCCCGACGAGCTGCAGAAGCACCTGCTCGACCTTCACGCTCATCACCTGTACCGCTGCGCGCTGTGCAGAGACGTGTTCGACTCCAAAGTTGGAGTTCAGGTTCATTTCGCCGTGAAGCACAGCAACGAGTGTCAGGTGTTCAAGTGCAACGCTTGCAACGCGGCCTACAGGTCGGAGCCGGAGTTCGCGCTCCACGTGCAAGTGACGCACCTGGCGAAGGCGGCGCCGTACCGCTGTCTCCTGTGTGAACAGACATTTGCGAGCGAGCCGCTTCTGCAGAGACACCTGGACACTCACGGAAAGCAGTTCCCGTGCACCTTGTGCAGTCAAGCGTTCCACGTGGAATTCCTGCTCGAGAAACACATGCAGGCTTGTCACACCGCAGACCTCACCATACAGACGGAGACCGACGACGTGGTCCAAAATCTCAGCGTCAAGCCGAGACCGGTGGAGTCCAGGAAGGACAGCAAGTGCGACATATGTGATCAGACCTTCGCGTCAGATGCGGCGCTTTTTAATCACCGGCGCCAGACGCACAACGTTCGCGGGTCGTCCTCGAGCAGTACCAGCCAGAAGTCTTTAAACTCGCTAAGCCTGCTGTGCGCCTACTGCAACGAGCCTTGCAAATCTAGGTCAGACCTGGAGAACCACATGAAGAGCCACACAGCGAGCCCTACGAAACACAAGTGCAACATATGTGACGAAGTCTGTCCATCAGCGACCACGCTTGCCGAACATAAACTGACGCACTGCAAGGTGACAAACGGGTCCACCTGCGCGGGTTGCAGGGAAGTTCTCCGAACTGAAGAACAGTTCGTCTCTCACGTGACCTCGCACGGCGGCGGTCCTGGACTTCCACTGCCGTGCGTCATATGCCGGCAGACCCTCATGTCGGAAGTGGAGCTACGAATTCACGCTCGCTTTCATGTCGTTCAGAACGACGCCACGACGCAAAGCACAGCTTGCTGTGTGTGTGAACAGCAGATGCCACCGTCGAATTTAATAATCACCGGTCGTCAAGAGAACGGTATGCAATCCTTCATGTGCAAGGACTGCTTCCACGCCAAGGGAACCCCGTCGCGGTGTCCTGAGTGCAGGGTGAAGTTCGAGTCTCCGGTTGACCTGGAGCATCACCGTAAGCTCGTCCACGCGACCGGAACTTTCCAGTGCATCAAGTGTCAGAAGTCATTTAGCTCCGAAGACGAAATTGAAGCGCATGTCGCAACACACGTTCTACAAGAAGGCTCTGTCCACGAGTGCCGGCTCTGCCGTTCAGTCTTCGAGTCCCCGGCAAAGTTGCAGTGTCACCTCATCGAGCACACCTTCCAGGGTTGCAGGACGGGCTTCAGCTGCTACCTGTGTTCCGTCATCTTTACGGCGCCCCACCTTCTGCAGGGCCACATGCTCTCACACGGACTTCAGGCAAGGCCGTACGACTGTCCCATGTGTCACCAGCGGTTTTTCTTCAGGGCTGAATTGGAACATCACGCCTTGTTACATCAAGACGCAATGGAAGACGTCTCTCTGGTGCGTAAGAGGGGTTCCGACGTTGACGAAGACTTGACGCCGCCGGAATCGGACCACATGGACGTAGAAGACACGCCCGACGAGCAGGGATACGTAAAGCGTGAAGACCACCGTGAGGAATGCCCTCGTGAAGAGAGTCCACCCGTCTCCGATGCTTCTGCCGGTGCTTCGTCCGCCTACGACCACCACGAGGGGTCGAGCGACGAGTGTTCGAGCCCGGTGTCGGATGTCGGCGAGTCTTCCGTTCTCGGTCAGGCAGCGACTCGCACTGAGGTCGCTGCGTGA